Part of the Paenibacillus sp. JNUCC32 genome is shown below.
TTATCCTTCGTGTAACCGAACAGATAGTTGTCCAGGTCGAACTGCTTCAGCTTGCACTTGGTATGAAAGATGTTCTCCTGGTATACGTTGACGTCGATCATATCGAACAGCTCCTTGGCTTCGTCCGGAATATAGTTCTGGATGGAGCTGATCTCATGGTCGATAAACAGCTTGTGTCCGTGAATATCCCTCGTGAATCCCCGGATTTTATAGTCTATCGTCATAATATCCGTATCGAAGGAGTGGATCAGGTAGTTCAGGGCTTTGAGCGGTGAGATTTCCCCGCAGGTCGACACGTCGATATCGGCCCGGAAGGTGCTGATGCCCTCGTCCGGATGGAATTCCGGATACGTATGGACGGTAATATGGCTCTTGTCGAGCTGGAGCACCACGTTATCCGGCAGCGGACCCGGCGATTCGTCATAGGATTCCTCCGGCACCTCCACGACGGGGCCCTCGGAGACTAGCACCGTCACGC
Proteins encoded:
- the speD gene encoding adenosylmethionine decarboxylase; the encoded protein is MDMTPEQRVTLHGFNNLTKSLSFNMYDVCYTKTREEREAYLEYIDEQYNADRLTKILSHVAEIIGAHVLNIAKQDYIPQGASVTVLVSEGPVVEVPEESYDESPGPLPDNVVLQLDKSHITVHTYPEFHPDEGISTFRADIDVSTCGEISPLKALNYLIHSFDTDIMTIDYKIRGFTRDIHGHKLFIDHEISSIQNYIPDEAKELFDMIDVNVYQENIFHTKCKLKQFDLDNYLFGYTKDKLSEAEQQEITERIKLEMDEIYYGKNMDRSY